One genomic region from Granulicatella adiacens ATCC 49175 encodes:
- a CDS encoding GntR family transcriptional regulator: MSVKYLQIYHAIREKILSNEYAINQQLPDEITLTKEFNSSRMTVKKALDLLVSEGLIFRKRGQGTFVLSRGTSKRKLIVPERDIKGLTKISEDSHSTVESKIIHFKLEFASEFLAEKLQVPVQSPIYNIHRLRIIDGKPYVLEQTYMSTSVIPGITEEVLLNSIYQYIEGPLGLRIASATKILRAAPSSEDEQDYLQLLPTEPVFEVEQVAYLDNGTPFEYSISRHRYDLFEFNSFALRHSS; encoded by the coding sequence ATGAGCGTAAAATATTTACAGATTTACCATGCGATTCGTGAAAAGATTTTAAGTAACGAATACGCCATTAACCAACAATTACCCGATGAAATCACATTAACGAAAGAATTCAATAGCAGTCGAATGACGGTCAAGAAAGCATTAGACTTACTCGTTTCTGAAGGGCTTATCTTCAGAAAACGCGGCCAAGGTACATTTGTCCTCTCTCGTGGTACGTCGAAACGAAAACTCATCGTTCCAGAACGTGATATTAAAGGACTGACGAAGATTTCTGAGGATTCACACTCTACTGTTGAATCCAAAATCATTCATTTCAAATTAGAGTTTGCCTCTGAATTTCTAGCAGAAAAATTACAAGTGCCGGTGCAAAGTCCTATATACAACATTCACCGCCTTCGCATTATCGACGGCAAGCCGTACGTATTAGAACAAACCTATATGAGTACAAGCGTCATTCCAGGGATTACGGAAGAAGTTTTATTAAACTCCATCTATCAATATATTGAAGGTCCATTAGGCTTGCGCATTGCAAGTGCTACTAAAATCTTACGTGCAGCACCTAGTTCAGAAGATGAGCAAGACTATTTACAACTCCTTCCAACAGAGCCTGTCTTTGAAGTAGAACAAGTGGCCTACCTCGATAATGGAACTCCATTTGAGTACTCGATTAGCCGACATAGATACGATCTATTTGAATTTAATTCATTTGCACTAAGACATTCATCATAG
- a CDS encoding glycoside hydrolase family 1 protein encodes MKKQLSFPQGFWWGAASSGPQTEGQFDKAHENVMDYWFRTAPEAFFNGVGPDVASDFYHTYPEDFRLMKEIGFNSFRTSIQWSRLIKDFETGEANPKAVEFYNAVIEEAKKNDIELVLNLHHFDLPVELLQQYGGWESKHVVDLFVKFTKTAFECFGDKIHYWTTFNEPMVIPEAGYLYAFHYPNLKGKGKEAVQVIYNLNLASAKVIQLYRTLGLEGKIGIILNLTPAYPRSDSPEDIAASQFTNDFFNRVFLNPAVKGTFPETLVKKLEEDGVLWSHTEEELQLIRENTVDFLGVNYYHPKRVQAQPNPEEYKTPWMPDQYFKEYEWPERRMNPYRGWEIFPKAIYDIAMIVKEEYGNIPWFISENGMGVENEGRFIGENGVIDDVYRIEFYEEHLTWLHKAIEEGSNCFGYHTWTAFDCWSWNNAYKNRYGFISVDLETQKRTIKSSGRWYRNVSDNNGFEVEVEE; translated from the coding sequence ATGAAGAAACAATTGAGTTTCCCTCAAGGGTTTTGGTGGGGTGCTGCTTCAAGTGGACCGCAGACAGAAGGACAATTCGATAAGGCACATGAAAATGTGATGGATTACTGGTTTAGAACGGCTCCAGAAGCTTTCTTTAATGGCGTCGGTCCAGATGTGGCGAGTGATTTTTATCATACGTATCCTGAAGATTTTCGTTTGATGAAGGAGATTGGATTTAATTCATTCCGGACATCGATTCAATGGAGCCGTTTGATTAAAGACTTCGAAACGGGTGAAGCTAATCCAAAGGCTGTGGAATTTTACAACGCTGTTATTGAAGAAGCGAAGAAAAACGATATTGAACTTGTACTGAATTTACATCATTTCGATTTGCCAGTTGAATTGCTTCAACAATATGGCGGTTGGGAAAGTAAACATGTCGTGGACTTATTCGTGAAGTTTACCAAGACTGCGTTCGAATGTTTTGGCGATAAGATTCATTACTGGACAACTTTCAATGAGCCAATGGTCATTCCAGAAGCAGGATACTTATATGCATTCCATTATCCGAACCTAAAAGGGAAAGGGAAAGAAGCTGTTCAAGTGATTTATAATCTAAATCTTGCAAGTGCCAAAGTGATTCAACTGTATCGCACATTAGGATTGGAGGGTAAGATTGGGATTATTTTGAACTTGACGCCGGCTTACCCAAGAAGTGATTCTCCAGAAGATATAGCAGCAAGTCAATTTACAAATGATTTCTTTAACAGAGTCTTCTTGAATCCAGCGGTGAAGGGAACATTCCCTGAAACCTTGGTGAAAAAACTAGAGGAGGACGGTGTGTTGTGGAGTCATACTGAAGAGGAATTGCAGCTCATTCGAGAAAATACAGTCGATTTTCTTGGAGTGAATTACTATCATCCAAAACGCGTTCAAGCGCAACCAAATCCTGAGGAGTACAAAACACCTTGGATGCCAGACCAATACTTCAAAGAGTATGAATGGCCTGAACGTCGCATGAATCCATATCGTGGATGGGAAATCTTCCCGAAAGCCATTTATGATATCGCCATGATTGTGAAGGAAGAATATGGCAATATCCCATGGTTCATTAGTGAGAACGGGATGGGTGTGGAAAACGAAGGTCGCTTCATTGGAGAAAATGGAGTCATCGATGATGTGTATCGTATTGAATTTTACGAAGAACATCTCACTTGGCTACATAAAGCGATTGAAGAAGGTAGCAACTGTTTTGGATATCATACATGGACTGCTTTTGATTGCTGGTCTTGGAATAATGCGTACAAGAATCGTTATGGATTTATTTCTGTAGATTTAGAAACGCAAAAGAGAACCATCAAGAGTAGTGGAAGATGGTATCGCAACGTTAGTGACAATAACGGATTTGAAGTAGAAGTCGAGGAATAA
- a CDS encoding PTS sugar transporter subunit IIC: MKNSKFIDKFAAFAGRLGNQIHLKTLRDAFATVMPLYILAGLIVLLNNTVFKWIFEGDTLTKFQYWGITIANGTLSISGIIIAVMVGYFLAKNRDFENPLAASMLSLVSLIVMMPNTVSAVPDGAKDAVNISGVLSFNNTGTGAMFAGVIVAILATELFIKLSSVKALQINLGDNIPPAVGKSFSVLLPVMTVISLFGVVSALLFNLFGTNLISIITVFIQEPIRHIGTSLIGVIIIYSLGNMLWLFGIHQAVIYSAILEPLLLINITENITAANNGQAIPHIINLSQVQTFALMGGSGSTLCLLVATFLVSRNAASKNVAKLSFGPGLFNINEPVLFGYPIVYNISLAIPFIAVPALGILISYLATVAGFMSPAFVQVPWTTPVFLNAWLATAGDFRAVLVQLVIFALGVLLYIPFIKVHDKVVEQEMKG; this comes from the coding sequence ATGAAAAACTCGAAATTTATTGACAAATTTGCCGCGTTTGCTGGTAGATTGGGGAACCAAATTCATTTAAAAACCCTAAGAGATGCATTTGCGACAGTAATGCCATTATATATTTTGGCAGGTTTAATTGTTCTTTTGAACAACACAGTATTTAAGTGGATTTTTGAAGGGGATACATTAACGAAATTCCAATATTGGGGTATTACAATCGCAAACGGTACTTTAAGCATTTCAGGAATTATTATCGCCGTAATGGTCGGTTATTTCTTAGCGAAAAACAGAGATTTTGAAAACCCATTGGCAGCATCAATGCTATCATTAGTTTCTTTAATTGTTATGATGCCAAATACAGTTTCTGCAGTTCCTGATGGTGCAAAGGATGCCGTAAATATTTCAGGCGTTCTTTCATTTAACAACACAGGTACAGGCGCAATGTTTGCAGGGGTTATCGTAGCGATTCTTGCAACAGAACTATTCATCAAATTATCAAGTGTCAAAGCATTACAAATTAATCTTGGTGACAACATTCCACCAGCAGTTGGTAAATCATTCAGCGTATTACTTCCAGTAATGACCGTTATTTCATTATTTGGGGTTGTATCAGCATTATTATTCAACTTATTTGGAACAAACTTAATCTCAATTATTACAGTCTTCATCCAAGAACCAATTCGTCATATTGGTACAAGCTTAATTGGGGTAATCATTATTTACTCTCTAGGAAATATGTTATGGCTATTTGGGATTCACCAAGCCGTTATTTACAGTGCAATTCTAGAACCATTACTATTAATTAACATTACAGAAAACATCACTGCAGCAAACAATGGACAAGCGATTCCACACATCATCAACTTATCTCAAGTTCAAACATTTGCTTTAATGGGTGGTAGTGGATCTACATTATGTTTATTAGTTGCAACATTCTTAGTGAGCCGCAATGCTGCTTCTAAAAACGTAGCTAAATTATCATTTGGACCTGGACTCTTCAATATCAATGAACCTGTATTATTCGGTTACCCAATCGTTTATAACATTTCATTAGCGATTCCATTTATCGCCGTTCCAGCTCTTGGTATTTTAATCAGCTACTTAGCAACAGTTGCAGGCTTCATGAGTCCAGCATTTGTACAAGTTCCTTGGACTACACCAGTCTTCTTAAATGCATGGTTAGCAACAGCAGGGGACTTCAGAGCAGTTCTCGTTCAATTAGTCATCTTTGCACTTGGAGTTCTTCTATACATTCCATTTATCAAAGTTCATGACAAAGTTGTGGAACAAGAAATGAAGGGATAA
- a CDS encoding PTS sugar transporter subunit IIB, with protein MKQILLVCNSGMSTSMLVKKMQQSATERGIEVSIEAKSITEAKKNIHEADVILIGPQIRYELPAVKEIAGDIPVEAIDMRDYGMMNGPKVLDQALALIGE; from the coding sequence ATGAAACAAATTTTATTAGTATGTAATTCAGGCATGTCGACAAGTATGCTCGTTAAAAAAATGCAACAAAGTGCGACTGAACGTGGGATTGAAGTTTCTATCGAAGCAAAATCCATTACAGAAGCGAAAAAGAATATTCATGAAGCAGATGTTATTCTCATTGGACCACAAATTCGTTATGAGTTGCCTGCAGTAAAAGAAATCGCAGGCGATATTCCAGTAGAAGCCATCGATATGCGTGACTATGGAATGATGAACGGTCCAAAAGTATTAGACCAAGCACTTGCATTGATAGGAGAATAG
- a CDS encoding PTS lactose/cellobiose transporter subunit IIA produces MTEEMELICFQLIANSGAAKSSFVEAIQLAKKGSFEDANAKLVEAEEAFVEAHKIHAELIQKEAGGEKTEFSLLFMHAEDQMASTEIVQLLAKELIELYCDKYAQ; encoded by the coding sequence ATGACAGAAGAAATGGAACTCATCTGTTTCCAGCTGATTGCTAATAGCGGTGCAGCCAAATCCTCTTTTGTAGAAGCCATTCAATTGGCTAAAAAAGGGTCGTTTGAAGACGCAAATGCAAAACTTGTGGAAGCAGAAGAAGCCTTCGTCGAGGCGCATAAAATTCACGCAGAGCTGATTCAAAAAGAAGCAGGCGGAGAAAAAACAGAATTCTCATTATTGTTCATGCATGCCGAAGACCAAATGGCTTCAACCGAAATCGTTCAGTTATTAGCGAAAGAGTTAATTGAACTGTACTGTGATAAATACGCACAATAA
- a CDS encoding ATP-binding protein, whose amino-acid sequence MYTEIIKELIGLRQEGEYWDFKKEWYSKDQKLNLLHDIISMANNLTENDGLIIIGVDESDDYKVKDVKNDLNRRNTQNIVDFLKDKKFAGDIRPIVKVESIVLQTATLDIIVIKNSNFTPFYLKENYIGNNKGKILLANYIYTRIQDSNTPINQSADLDKVEKLWKKRFGIDKTALEKLKLYITQYDNWTNGPHGEMEKFHKIFPEFTITYDFLDISNPRQEFYMFSQMDSNPQWMTIQLNYFSTLLLEFSGVSLDGGRYFTPCPQWDDVDDENFNEISFKYMEQDSIIYKLNEFFYYIDWSREAQYSRDRFFSVVLLFENEQERIEFKNFISLEWQNKDTYIGEIRKKTIQCKKIYNPSVFEEQYNNGLILNRMLEVFRDRTYNKFKN is encoded by the coding sequence ATGTATACGGAAATAATTAAGGAATTAATTGGTTTAAGACAAGAAGGTGAATATTGGGATTTTAAAAAGGAATGGTATTCAAAAGATCAAAAGTTAAATTTACTTCATGATATTATTTCTATGGCTAATAACTTAACTGAAAATGATGGACTTATAATTATTGGGGTAGATGAATCAGATGATTATAAAGTTAAAGATGTAAAGAATGATTTAAATAGAAGAAATACCCAGAATATTGTGGACTTTTTAAAAGATAAAAAATTTGCAGGAGATATCCGACCAATAGTTAAAGTTGAGAGTATTGTTCTACAAACCGCTACATTAGATATTATAGTAATTAAAAATAGTAATTTTACACCTTTTTATTTAAAAGAAAATTATATAGGAAATAATAAGGGGAAGATTTTACTAGCAAATTATATCTACACACGAATCCAAGATTCTAATACACCTATTAATCAATCTGCTGATTTAGATAAAGTAGAAAAACTTTGGAAAAAAAGATTTGGAATTGATAAAACGGCATTGGAAAAATTAAAGTTATACATAACTCAATATGATAATTGGACGAATGGACCTCATGGAGAGATGGAAAAGTTCCATAAAATCTTCCCTGAATTTACAATAACCTATGATTTTTTAGATATTAGTAATCCTAGACAGGAATTTTATATGTTTAGTCAAATGGACTCTAATCCACAGTGGATGACAATACAGTTAAATTATTTTTCAACATTATTGTTAGAATTTAGTGGTGTATCATTGGATGGTGGAAGATATTTTACTCCATGCCCTCAATGGGATGATGTTGATGATGAAAATTTTAATGAGATATCATTTAAATATATGGAGCAAGATTCAATTATATATAAACTCAATGAATTTTTTTACTACATTGATTGGAGTCGTGAAGCTCAATATTCAAGAGATAGGTTCTTTTCGGTAGTTTTGCTATTTGAAAATGAACAGGAAAGAATAGAATTTAAAAATTTCATAAGTTTAGAATGGCAAAACAAAGATACTTATATAGGAGAAATACGAAAAAAAACTATACAATGCAAAAAAATTTATAACCCGTCTGTTTTTGAAGAACAATATAACAACGGTCTAATTTTAAATAGAATGCTTGAGGTTTTTAGAGATAGAACATACAATAAATTTAAAAATTAA
- a CDS encoding DUF1310 family protein, giving the protein MNITKKLVIGIISVLAIFGLLVGGKKIMKQVEYNEMEKVVYSEEAHEVYKKDLLSIDKNAFSDKGIIKTYNISSFERNPMGGIIVYLYVNENEIYHVSVFLHKNTNTGNLMSGGGSWSPELEKMVKENKYE; this is encoded by the coding sequence ATGAATATAACGAAAAAACTCGTAATTGGAATAATTAGTGTATTAGCGATTTTTGGATTGTTAGTGGGAGGTAAAAAAATAATGAAGCAAGTTGAATATAATGAAATGGAAAAAGTTGTATATAGCGAGGAAGCGCACGAAGTTTATAAAAAAGATTTACTATCTATTGATAAGAATGCATTTTCTGACAAAGGAATTATAAAGACTTATAATATTTCATCATTTGAACGGAATCCGATGGGGGGCATTATTGTTTATTTATATGTAAATGAGAACGAAATTTATCATGTTTCAGTTTTTCTTCATAAAAATACGAATACAGGAAATTTAATGAGTGGTGGTGGCAGTTGGTCACCAGAATTAGAAAAAATGGTTAAGGAAAACAAATATGAGTAA
- a CDS encoding 5-formyltetrahydrofolate cyclo-ligase → MEDKKLLMNTYTGRVFNPLEMVPDNVAIEDIAHALSMICRGNGHLRFFYSVGLHSINCAQEAIARGYQTGTVLACLLHDATEAYIADLIRPVKNQLPEYEVIENNLFEVIKEKFFLQHLEEKEWTKVWAIDHEMLSNELPVILTDEPIMEKAPLLSSPILEERSMRAVELEFLKLFTELFETYQKDVKNLKRAQQKRILEEMTPGKRRAEERRVVEWLKGMPQWIEAKTIAVTMPMRIEFQLDLVVQEARSAGKKVFAPVTMPDKTLVFVEWNEQTTFKRTSYGALEPVIDSAHPLFEAKDLDLVIVPGLLYSTKGDRIGFGGGYYDRTLQKVDDYRILSLAYTTQVTPVVDWPVFETDIHIPTIITSEGVVRDV, encoded by the coding sequence ATGGAAGACAAAAAATTATTGATGAATACATATACAGGTCGCGTGTTTAATCCGCTTGAAATGGTACCAGACAACGTAGCCATTGAAGATATCGCGCATGCCTTAAGTATGATATGTCGAGGAAATGGACATCTTCGTTTCTTTTATTCAGTAGGATTGCATAGCATTAACTGCGCACAAGAAGCTATTGCTAGAGGATACCAAACAGGAACGGTCCTTGCGTGTCTATTGCATGATGCGACAGAAGCTTATATCGCTGATTTAATTCGTCCTGTGAAAAATCAGTTGCCAGAGTATGAAGTAATTGAAAATAACTTATTTGAAGTGATTAAAGAGAAATTCTTCTTGCAACATTTAGAAGAAAAAGAATGGACAAAAGTGTGGGCGATTGATCATGAAATGCTCTCTAATGAATTGCCTGTGATTTTAACGGACGAACCAATCATGGAAAAAGCGCCATTACTCAGCAGTCCAATTTTGGAAGAAAGAAGCATGCGCGCGGTAGAACTCGAATTCTTGAAGTTATTCACAGAACTCTTTGAGACGTATCAAAAAGACGTGAAGAACTTGAAACGCGCTCAGCAAAAGAGAATACTCGAAGAAATGACTCCAGGGAAACGACGCGCAGAAGAAAGACGGGTAGTAGAGTGGCTGAAAGGAATGCCACAATGGATTGAGGCTAAAACAATCGCTGTAACGATGCCAATGAGAATTGAATTTCAATTAGACTTGGTCGTTCAAGAGGCTAGAAGTGCAGGTAAAAAAGTTTTTGCTCCAGTCACAATGCCCGATAAGACATTAGTGTTTGTAGAGTGGAATGAACAAACAACCTTTAAACGTACGTCGTATGGAGCCCTAGAGCCAGTGATTGATAGCGCGCATCCGCTATTTGAAGCCAAAGATTTAGATTTAGTGATTGTTCCTGGATTACTGTATAGCACTAAAGGAGATCGTATTGGATTTGGCGGTGGCTATTACGATAGAACCTTGCAAAAGGTGGACGATTATCGTATTCTCTCGCTAGCATATACAACTCAGGTGACTCCTGTTGTCGACTGGCCAGTATTTGAAACGGACATTCATATTCCAACGATTATTACAAGTGAAGGAGTGGTTCGAGATGTTTAA
- a CDS encoding rhomboid family intramembrane serine protease, producing MFKINPWKLERMKRNFNESFSFTYLFLAIQAALFIVMTLAGGSTNGQVLVNFGAKFNPYIIYQHEYYRFLTPIFLHIGLEHILFNSVFLYMIGRQMEYEIGHWRFLVVYLLSGIMGNLASFAFSSSISAGASTALFGLMGAVVYLSRKHGYIRSFRQMGMQYAGLIVINIVLGFINSAVDNYGHLGGLVGGYLVMLAISFRGDRLTKPASRIAGIVAYFVIAFLLFWLGMKR from the coding sequence ATGTTTAAAATCAATCCATGGAAATTAGAACGCATGAAGCGCAATTTCAACGAGAGCTTCAGCTTTACTTATTTATTTTTAGCGATTCAAGCAGCATTATTTATCGTAATGACGCTTGCAGGTGGTAGCACGAATGGACAAGTTCTTGTTAATTTCGGGGCGAAATTCAATCCGTATATCATTTATCAACATGAATATTATCGGTTTCTCACCCCAATTTTCTTACATATTGGATTGGAACATATTTTATTTAACAGTGTTTTCTTATATATGATTGGCCGTCAGATGGAATATGAAATTGGTCACTGGAGATTCCTTGTGGTATATCTGTTATCAGGAATCATGGGAAACCTGGCTAGTTTTGCTTTTTCATCAAGTATATCTGCGGGGGCAAGTACGGCACTCTTTGGACTTATGGGAGCTGTAGTTTATTTATCACGAAAACACGGCTACATTCGTTCTTTTAGGCAAATGGGAATGCAATACGCAGGACTTATCGTTATCAATATTGTCCTTGGATTTATTAATTCAGCCGTCGATAACTATGGGCACTTAGGAGGACTCGTTGGTGGATATTTAGTGATGTTGGCGATTAGCTTTAGAGGCGACCGCCTGACAAAACCTGCTTCACGCATTGCTGGAATTGTAGCGTATTTTGTCATCGCATTTTTACTATTTTGGCTAGGAATGAAAAGATAA